In Microbulbifer elongatus, the DNA window GAAATTGCTTCGAGCTTCAATAACGTGGCATCCAGCGTTGCCTGAACTTCAACGCCTGTCTGTTCGATCTGCTGGTAGCGCGGCCGTACCGCGGGGGTTGGGGCGGTACTCTCCGGTATCAGAAGGGGCGTACGGCTGGTGCCGGAAAAGTGGCTGATGGCGAGGTCCCATATGTCGAAATAGTTCGACCATCGCACCGCCCAGTCAAGGTGGCGCTCTTCGGCTCCGGATTGATACTCAGGTTCCGAGATGACAGAAACGGGCATACGCAACCTGGCGCTTTCGGACGGGAACTCTCTGGTTCGAAAGTAGGGCAGGAGGTACCCCTGCAGCGAGCCCCAATTGTCCGTCCAGCTCAATTGCACCATGGGTTGTCCGAGTTTTTCTTCCCCGTCCATGTCTTCGACAAAATCATCCTGATTGATGATGTCGACAAGATGAAGCGATTCCGTTACGCCCCAGAATACCTTCTGTACTCCCACAGAGACACTGCCGGATTCAAGCGTGGTCAGCCAGTAGGCTTCTCGTAGATCGAAATGGGATCGCTGACTGTCGGCGCTATCTGTCCGCCCAAACGCACGTAACTGTATCTGGTGGCGGGTGGAGATCGGATGATTCTTCTCAATCTCACCGGATAGAGAGACGGCATGCTCTGACTGTTCGTCAAATCGTGGGGAATAGGGGAAATAGCGCGCCTGTGCGGCAATGTGCCCGTCGGTACTTGCGAGGGCGCAATTGCATGAGAGTAACAGCATTACCGCAATTAGTAGTCCACATCGGCGAGCACTCTGAGACAAAGTCCGTGGGTTCGCGTGTCCCTGCATATCAAATTTCCCCATACAACCTGGGCTCCGTATCCTGAAGCCCTCAGGGCGCCGCGGTGGAGACCGTTTCAGAAGTTGCTTTGTTCAGTCGGATAGCACCGCTGATATAGAGGGAACCGAGGGCGATGCACAGTAATGAAGACCAGAGCAGGAAAGCAGGCCGTGCCTGCAGCTCGGCGAAATAAGCCGACTCCGCTATAAACAGCAGCGGAACCCCGAGCAAGCCTCTGGCAAGGAGTATTGCGCCGATTGTGGAGAGTGCGAAACGCGTCAATGGTAGCCGCCGGATGATCCCGGCGGCTCCGAGCGCATAGCATGACCAGACGAAAAGAACGGAAGCAATGAACAGGGTGACCAGTGCCGGGTAGGTGGATCCACTCTCAGCCATTCGGGCCATTTCTTCGCCGGCACCCCAGAAACGATACCAGTCCGCTCCGCCGACGATAATGCAAATATGAAGAATTGATCCCACCAGAGTAACGATACCGGCAGCGAGAAGCGTGTTGCGTTGACTGATCATAAAAAGTCCTGGAATCTACAAAACATCGGGTCGATATGATACTCGGATTATTTCTGGTGCTTCATGCCGCTGCGGTGAAAAGTCGCAGGGTCGAAATCTACTCCGAACGTCAACTGATTGGTGGCGAGTACGGTTTTGTTTTTGTTCTGTACGTTGATCATGGTTTTGGTATTCGCGCGCCAGTAACGGTCCTGGTATAGCGCATAGTCTGACAACTCCAGTGTTTTCAGCAGGCTGCCTTTGCGGTCATAGTACTCCACCTTGCTCTGACGCAAGTGCTCCACATCCATCCAGACTTTCAGCTTGGTATATCCGGAATTCTCATATTTGGGAATATACTCGATGACGTGGTTCGCCTTCCCGTGAAGGTCTTCCATTCCAGAGTAGCGATAGTCGTACTTTTCGATTTCGAAGGATCCCACATCTTCGTATGCAAACTCACTACCCAGGAAAGGTCCGGACTTGTTTCGTGACGAAATGCGCTTAATACGTCCCAGTGCCGGCATATAGATCCACTGCTGATCGGGTTCCAGGACGCGGGATATGTTCAGGAAAACAGTTCCCTTGACGTCATGGGGGGTATCGAAAATTGTCAGACTTTTGTCACCATCGTCCGCTACCTCGAGCATCATGGTACGCAGTTCACGACTAACGCTATTACCGCGCTTATCGAACAGGGTCATGGTCATCTTTGCCGATGCGTCAACCCATCCGCTGTCCCGCTGCTTGCTTTCAGTGACGATCGCCACTGCTTTGTCGTCATTCGGTGCTGTCGCCCAGGTCGGGCTTAGCACTAGCGCTGCCAGTAACAAACTGGCGAATGTCATATTCCATTTCATGGTAAACCTCACTTTGAATCAATGTGAATGGACGTTAGGCCGATTGAGGCTGGGCTTGCGCGGGCACCGTTGAGGCGTCGGGCTTCTTGCGAAATGTCAGGACAAGTAATGCGGGAAGCAGTACAAGGTCGAGGACCAGAGCGATCAGGATGCACACCGCCGTCAACAGGCCCATTTCGGAGTTCACTTTGAAGTGTGACAGAGCCAGTATTCCGAAGCCGCCCGCCAGGATCAGGCTGGTACTGACAATGGCGCGACCTACGTGGCGAATACTCATGGACACTGCCTGATTGATATCAGTGCCCGCGCGCTGGTGGCGCAAACATCGATAAAGAAAGTGGATAGTGTCATCGACGACGATACCGAGACTCATGGCCGCCACTACGGAGACCGCCAGCCCCACCTCACCGACCGCGAGTCCCCAGAGACCAAAGGCCATGAGTGCGGGGGCTAGATTCGGTAACAGACTGATCATGCCGTACTTGAGTGAGCGCATCATCAACAGCATCAGCATCGATATCCCGATCAGTGCGAGTGCCGTTCCGGTGAGCATTGATTGGATGTTTCTCAGGCTGATATGCGCAAACATCAGGGTTGGGCTACCGGCCAGTACAGAGACCCCCTCATGTTGGTCCCACCAGTTTTTTGCACGTTTCTCAAATGCAAGAACCTGCTGCGTGGGTATGGTTGACAGGGTTGCGGAGACTCGCAGGGACGATTTGTCCAGGCTCATCTGGTTCTTCAGATCCAACCCGTAGGGTAGGGACATCTCGTACAGAAAGATGTACTGTGCGATTTCCTGTTCGGTGTCTGGCAGGCGCGCGTGCAGCGGGTCATCACCATGCAGGTTTTTGTTCAGGCGCTTTACTGTACTGACAAGAGAGCTTACGTGGGTTACTTCCGGCTGCACATTCAGCCAGTCCACGAAATCTTCCACTTTCTTCAGGTAGCTGGGGTCATAGACCCCGTTTTCCGATTCAGAGTCGATGGCGTAGTCGATAAAATAGAGGCCGGTGAGCCTCCTTTCAATTTCGTCACTGTCCGCGCGAAACTGGATGCTATTGTCAAAGTAATGCAGAAATGTGTCGTCGATCCGGTTCTTCGGCAGCTGTGCGATAAGGGCGACGACAACACACAGGCCGACCGCTGCAATTACGAGAGGCCTTGCCGTCACTGTTGCTGCCAGACGGTTCAACAGCCTGTCCGCACTGCGCAGAGTGATTCCTTGCCCGGTGACAGGCGGCAGGAACCAGAGAAGTGCGGGAAGCACGGTCAGGGAGAGTACCCCCGCGAAAACAATACCCAGCGCGGTAATGTTGCCGAGGTCCCGGAAAGGTGGGGAATCACTGAAGTTCATCCCCACAAAGCCAATAGCAGATGTAACCGAAGTCAGTAGGATCGGCATCCAGTTGTTGCTGTACGCATAGCGGATTGCCTTCCACTTGATTCGGGTAGTCTGTAGCTTGTACTGATAGGAAGAGATAAAGTGTATGCAGTCCGCAATCGCGATCGTTAGTATCATCAACGGTGCGGAGGCAGAAGGTGGCGTAAGCTGTATACCGATCCAGCCTGCGGTGCCCAAGGCCATCAGGACAGCCCCGAGGATGATACTGGTCGTTGCCAGAACCGCGGCCACAGAGCGAAACAGTGCATACAGGATAACCAGCATCAACAGCAGTGCCCCCGTGATCAGAGTTTCCCCATCCCGCATGGAAACCTCTGCGAATGCATAGTCCATCGGCACCACACCACTGACACGGATTGCCAGATCCGGGTGATCGGATTCGATGCTGGAGATCATCTTTCTTACAGCTTCCATCACTTCTTTAGGCTGACCCGGTGTTCGCTCGTCGGGAAAGCTGATAGTGATGTACAGCGCCGTATGGGCACTGTCGCTGGAGAGAAGGCGCCCCACAAGTTCCGTCTGTGCAAGGGCATCCTGATTGGCCTCTTTCAGAAATCTTGATGAAAGAGGCTGATCGGAAGGAACCAGATCGCGTACCGTGAGGTCATCGGCCTCGGCTTCACTAAATTGAAAGTTGGTGATGGAGTCTACTCGCGTGGAGTAGGGTATCTGCCATGAGGTTTCAGTCAGTGCATGGATTGCGGAGATGGTCGATGGGGTGAACACCTGACCATCTTCAGGTGACACCATGATCATGACGGTATCACTCTTCACAAACCGGTCCTGAATGGTGTCAAACGCCCTGAGTTCGGGATTCCCATCATCGTAGAAAGCGTGATAGTCGGTATTGAAGCTCAGGTTGGGTATACCCGCTGTCAGTCCAATTGCAATGAGCGCCAGTACGGCGAGCAACATATAGCGGTATTTCTTGATTGCACTGTCCATGTTTTACGCTTTCTGATGATGAGTTTGTAAGTAATCGGAGAGTTGCCAGGTTTATGCGGGCTCTGTTTTCGCCTGATCAATCACCTCCATGCTGGTGGCTGAAACTTTAAGCGTACCGCGTGCACAGATTTTGCCTTTCTGTACCGCCTGGACTCTGAATTCCCGAAATGCTTCACTGTCGCTCACCATTTTTACCCGTAGCTCCAGTAGCGCACCGGGAAATACCGCTTTTGGAAACTTGATGTCGGAGTGCAACAGAACATATACCTTTGCTGGAGACGCTTCTTGAGCTGCCGTGGAATATCTTGATTCCAGCGCGAGAAACGCGGCACATGACTGCGCCAATGCTTCGGTTACGAGCACACCCGGCATGATCGGAAAGCCGGGAAAGTGCCCCTTGAACCAGTAGTCGTCATCGCTTACCGAACGCTGCGCGTGTAGAGCCTCGCCCGGCAAATACTCGATGACTTCATCGATCAGCAAAAACGGGTCGCGATGCGGTATAAGATCGCACACATCGATGTTTTCAATCATTTGCATGTCCTACTGCTTCTGAAAAACCACAAGGCTGTGTTGTCCGTCATCATCACACGCCAGGATGCCAATGGTCGAAGGCGCTGTTACCGGCTCCCCATACAGGAACGGTCCTGCCTCTTCTGGAACCTGCAGGTTCTGCGACAATAGTTCATTCGCCCACCCGGCGAAGAGAAACGAGTTGGCACATTCGCCCGCCTGGCCGAGCCATGCCTCACCATCGATCACATACTGCGCACTGTTGCTCGCGTACATCGCCGCCGCTAATGCTTTACTGGCGCCGTAGAATCCGGATGAAGCCGTAATCACGAGGCAATCAAGGCCATTAGGGAGGTTCTGTCCGTTAACCGCCTGATTGATTGCTGCCACCGCGTTATTTACGTCTGGCGTCGGATTGGTGAAAAGGGTTGGAATATGGATGCGCACCAGGTCACTTTCCTGACAGCGACGGACCACGAAACCACATGCCACCTCTCTTGGCGTTGGGGTGAGCGTTTGATGATAAGGCGAGTACACCTCCACTGCACCTACGATGCCCCTGTTGATGGACTCGTTCTCAATGCTCAGAAAAGCGAGATCCAGCGTATGTGCAAGACCGGATTGACCGGAGGAGACAGTACAATTGGGACCCTGAATTCCTGCGAAACGCGCAAAATGACTGGCGACCACGTTTGACAGGGTGTTTGGGGCGTGCAGGGGGCTCACGTAATCCGGTCCGTGATTCCGCGCACACATATCAAATGCGAAATCATCCTCCAGATTAATGTTTTCGCCGGCGAAGAAAATGCCAATGGCACCCGGATCCGTCTCCAGTGCAATTTTTGCCTCTGTGTCGGCTAGAAGCCTGTGGGCGGTAGAGCTGAATAATTTTGTGGCTGCACTCAGGTGGCGACTTTTCCCAATGCTTTTGTCCGCATCGTAGTTGGAAAAGGTGCCCGTCAGCGCCTGTGATTTGATGGCGTCATAGTATGAGTCAGCGGCAATGGACTCTGGAAATTTAACGGTAATTTGTTCTATGGCAAACGTCATGGTGGCACCTTATTCGTAGCGGCTCATTACAATGGAAGCGACATTGCCACCGAAGGCAAATGCATTGCTCAGTACATGATCGACTTTCGCTTCCCGGGCGTGATTAGGAATAATATCGAGCGGGTAGGGGAACGCAGGATCCAGGGTTTCCGTATTTGCCGTGGGTGGCAATGCCTGCTCCTTTAGTGCCAGAACGCAGGCAACCGCTTCGAATCCGCTTGCGGCTCCCATACAATGACCAATCAGAGATTTGATTGAACTTACCGGAACTTCGCGCAAGGTGTCGCCGAAGACACGATGAAGTGCAATTGCTTCCGATTCATCGTTCGCACGGGTTCCGGTACCATGTGCACTAATATAGTCAATATCCGCTTTTTCGATATCGGCCATTTTCAGCGCCTGCTCCATCGCCCGTACTGCACCGTTCCCTTCTGGATGTGGTGCGGTAGCGTGGTAGGCATCACAGGTAAGGGCGTACCCGGTGACTTCTGCGTAGATTTTCGCATTGCGCGCCTTGGCATGTTGCAGCTCTTCCAGTACCAAAAACGCAGCGCCTTCACCCACGACCATTCCATCGCGGTGCTCGTCGAAAGGACGACAGGGCCCTTTGGTGGATGCATTGAGGCGATGGAAAATGGTGTAGCAGGTACGACTGAATGGGTCCGCACCACCAGCCAGGATAACGTCATTGCGGCCACTGCGAATCCGATCAAAGCCCACCCCAACAGAGTAGTTTCCAGCCGCGCAGGCGTTCACTAATGTTGCGGATCCGCCGTACATTGCCAGTCGTTTTGCGGTCTCAGCACTCAGCTTCGCGGGACTGAAGTTTTGAATATCGGCTTTGGAGACAATGGCCGGATCCTGATCCTCTTGCAGGTCGTGCCGGTCAATCGCGCGCTCCACAAGATCCTGGTTGCCCATAGTAGTACCAACGAGAACCCCGTAATTGTTCGGTCTATTCGGGTCAATGTTGAGACCTGCATCCGTAAGGGCCATGCTCCCCGCAGCCACGCTATATCCCACTGCCTGCCCATAGGTAGTCAGGCTCTGGTCTTTGCTTTGCGGCAACTGATCCCAGTCTTTCACTTCGGCTGCCAGAGGGCGAGGGTATTTATCCGCGTCCAGTTTCGACAGCGTGTCTATCCCACTCTGGCTATCCATCAATCCTCCCCAGAATGACTGAATCTGACTGCCGAGAGGTGATACCACCCCGATACCCGTAACTACTACTCTTCGCATTGTACTCTCCTTGTGGCGCAGTTGATTTCGCGCGGGTAAGTTGTGCTAGGCGCTCAAGCCGCCATCAATAACCAGTGTCTGTCCGGTGATATAATCCGCGTGATCTGACAACAGGAACAGTGTGGCTTTGGCCACTTCACTCACTTCGCCTACGCGTCTTGCGGGAATCAGTTTGGTGAGTTTCTTCATGGCCTGCTCATTCATCTGCTCGACCATGTCCGTTCGGATAAATCCCGGGGCGATACAGTTGACCTGTACACCAAAGCGCGCCATCTCGTGGCTCAGTGTTTTGGTCAGGCCTACCAGCCCCGCTTTGGAGGCAGAATAGTTTGCCTGTCCTGCGCTCGCCTGGAGGCCACTCACCGAGGAAATGAACAGCACTTTGGCACGATCCTGGTGAATCATCTGCTTCAGAGCGGCCTGGGTCATATAGGCGCTGCCTGACAGATTGGTGCCAATCACGCTATCCCAGTTTTCCGCAGGCATCGTCATAAATGCCTGATCGGCGGTGATGCCGGCATTGTTGACCAGCGCGTAGAGATTACCCTCCTGTGCTAACACATCTTCTACAAGGGCCTGGCATTGCGCCGCGTCAGATACATCTGCCTGTACGCCGCGACAGTGGCGACCTGCTTCGACATTACTGCCCTCAATATCACGTGCCAATGCCTCATTGCTCCGGTAGGTGAATATAACTTTTGCGCCACTTTGGCAGAGAGCGTCCACGATTCCTTTGCCAATCCCTCTTGTACCACCTGTGACGATGACCGTTTTATCTTTTAATGAGCTGTACATTGTTTTCTCACATTAATGCTTTTAAGTCAGAATGTTTTCCGGATGAATTTAAAGGCAGGCGCAGGATCAGATCGACCATCCGCTCCATACTGCTTCGATGAAGCTTTCTTGGCACAAATGGCGCGCTGACGCTATGCCACTGCTGGTGTAGCTGCTCGACGATCCCCTCCCTACAGTCAGCCGCTTGAATTTCCTGGATGCAACGCTGAGTGTGAACCAGACAATTCTGAATAAGGTTTTCATCACCCTCGGGTGAGAGAATTCCGTGATGCGCCGTCACTATCTCGCGGACCGGCAACTTACACAGCGCCCGGAGCGATTCCAGATAGGCTTCCGCATCGTCAAATATCAGCGGGCGCCAACATCTGGTTACAGGGTCGAGCTCGCCCAGGCAGTCACCAGTGAAGAGTCGCTGTCTTCTGGCATCGTAAAAGCAAGTGTGATCCGGCGAGTGCCCGGGTGTTGCCACAGCAGTAACCGTCAGATGGTTGCCAGCTACAAATGACGCACCGGGATCAATTGCTTTTACAGGAAGCTTATCCAGGCGCTGGCACGATCTCCCAATTTCCGGAGTGCCCAGGGTCGCATTCAATCGGTCAATGACATCTCGAGTTGACGCACTCTGCCAACTTTCGATGGTTGCCCGGCTAGCGACAATTTCGACATTCGGCATAAGTGGCGCGACATAGCAAAGCATCCCGCAATGGTCATAGTGCTTATGGGATATAAACCAGTAGCGAATTGCCTTGAGATCTATTCCACGTGCTTGCAGCTGCTCGATGAACAGATCACAGTCACGACTGATGCCTCCCTCAAATAAAGCGAACTCTCTGTCGTTGATTGGTGCAACGTAAACCGGAACATTGGCTGATCCCAGAACCAGCAGCTGCTCACATTCGTGGTCGTCGCGGAGTGGGATCTGCATGTTCAAGGCACTCGATACACCAGGCTTCCCCAGGTGGCGCCCGACCCATAGGCAAGACAGAGCACCGTCTGGCCAGATGAAAGGCGGTTCATGTTCAAAGCGAGAGTCGCCGGTAGGGACGCCGAGGCCATGTTGCCGAGCTTGTGTACTGTTACCAGGAATTTCTCTTTTGGGATGCGAAGTTCCTCGCGAACACAGTCGAGTATCCGGAGATTAGGCTGATGACATATCACGTAGTCGATGTCATCCAGTGTCAAATCATTGTGTTCGAGGGTTTCCTTTGCCAGCCGAATCAGGGTTCCGCTCGCGTGTTCGAACATTGGGCGTCCGTTCATGACGAACTCGGTTTCTCCTGCCTCGAATTGCTCTGGGGTCAGGAATCGCATACCTGCGGATCCTGGGGCCTTCGTCATCAGCAGGTCGAAATAATTGCCGTCTGCGCCCAGCTGGCAATCCAGCATTCCCGATGCTGAATCGTCTGTTTTGCGAACAACCGCCGCTGCCGCACCATCTCCAAGAAGAATGGCAAGATTTCTTCCCCGATCGGAGCAGTCCATGCGCTTGGACAATACTTCACCGCAAATAATCAGGATGTTCTCGTACTTTTCATTGTTGAGGAGTGCATCAGCCAGCTCGAGGCCGTAAACGAAACCACTGCACTGGGCGCGCAGATCCATGGCCGGCACACAGTCCAGTCCCAGCTTCCGCTGGATCAAGCAGGCCTGAGATGGGTCGTGGTGGTCTGGCGACAGTGTGTTGACCAGCAGAAAGTCGATCTCCGACGGGCCGATTCCAGCATTTTCCATTGCCTGTATTGCGGCGGGAATCATTAAGTCGCTACATGCTTGACCGCTTGCCGCGTGATGTCGATAAATGACACCAGTGCGTTCGATAATGAACTCCTCTGACGTATTCATCATATTGACGAGGTCCGCATTCGACACGCACCGATCGGGTATTGTGCAACCCATTCCCGCTATCTCTAAAGCCATGAGATTTTCCGCTGCCTCAATTATTTGAAAATATTGTCCATTTTACTGGCGAGATAGATATTGCCCTTCACCAGCAGTTTACGGGTCAATATCGCTGTCATTCCTTTCAATTCGTTATTTACAAGCCGCAGATAGGAGTGCTCGTCAGTCTCAAAAGTGACATCCGGGTTTTCTTTGCGGCCATCAAGAATGGAGAAAGCACCATTGTTGACATGGATACAGAACTCTTTGCCATTTTCGCCGTTGATAATCCATTGATACTTTGCATCCACGCCTTTGCTTGCGTCGGGTTGGAAGCGCGCATCCATAGAGTGGATGACTTCTTCGATCGAATTTAGCCGTTGAGACATCAGTGTTGACCCTTTGCTAATGCTTTATTGATAACGCGCTCGAAACCTTGCATCACCCAGATATCGTGGTAGTCCGGATGGTAGATACCAGACTTCACAAAGTAGTGAATAGAGGGCATGACGAGTTGATCATTTAACTGCTGTCGGTGCTCAGAACAGAGAATGACATCGAGCAGGCGTTCGTGGTCCTGGAAAGCCGGGTCCTGAAATCCGATCTTCTCAAAGCAGTCGATATTGGTGATACCTTGATCAACCAGCTGGCGAAGATAGACCGCGGTTAACTCCTGAGCTTGCTGTTTGAAGGTGGGGTCACTGTCGATCAGGTTCTGAATCATCTGTTGACCCCACTTGATGTGCCGCATCTCTTCTTTCCAGTGGGCCTGTACTACGGCCTTTGCCATGGGGTGCACATAATCGGCATCAACGTCAAGCCGCTGGTATTCATCAGCAATCCATTCGATGACCATGGTCAGGAAAACCGCCATCAGGGGGTATTGGCCAGTACCGGCGTTATCGTCGTAAAAGGTTCTGAGAAAGTCCGGCATCGGGTATATATCGCTGCCGTAATACCGAATGGCTTTCTTGAAAACGAGGGTGTGGACCAGCTCTTCCTTGATGAAGTGCTTCATATAGTCTCTTACCAGCGGAAGATCATCGAAGGCTCCGTTGTTGAGTTCCTTCATGTAGTACTCGACAACAAGGGATTCCAGGTGCACAAAGGCAGACCACCAGGTGATCATCTCTTCTTGAGACAGTTTCTGGATCTCCTCCGGTGTGGCTTTGTCCCAGAACTCTGTGCCATAAATGGAAATGCGCTCCTTTTTCTTCAGATAGGGCGGCTCCAGAACTTCCAGGTTCCATGGATGATCGTGAAGGGTGCTCATGGACTTTTTTTCTGAGGACAGAATGAGCCGCTCAGTGACTTTGTTGATGCGGTCAATATTGGATTGGTCTACGGTAGCCTGCTGAGACATGACGTTATGCTCCTTCTGCAACTTGCTGGCGATTTCGGATGGTGGCTGCGGTGAACCCCAGGCACATGGCGGGTTCATAACCGGCACCATTTATCCAGGTGCCAACGAATTGAAGTCCCTGAAATGGTGGTTTTTGCAGGAATCGAACGTTTCTCTTCGGGATTGGCTTGTACCCGAACGACGATCCCCCGTATGAGTTGGTAAACTTCTTACTGGTTCTGGGTGTCGATACATCGAAGTACCGGATGTGCTTTTTGATATCCGGAAAATGTGACGCAAATCGGTCGATAAGAAGCTGGGCAATGGCGATTTTTCTTCGTTTATAGGACTGTCGGTCCAGCTCGAACCAGTCCGACTGATGATCTAACACCTCCAGTTGAATGACATTTCCGTATGTGCTGTCCAGAACCGAGTAATTCGATACCGAAAGTGGCCAGTGCTGGTATCTCTCATCTGATGCAGAGAGACCGTCGGCACAGTCCAGATATTGCGTCGATGCGAACAGGTAGTCATCTTTCGTGATACCAATCTCGCTTGGTGCTCGGTCAAGCCCCAGATACACGATGAACGCACCCAGCCCAAACTCCAGAGATTCGAGCTTCCCGGTGAAGCTGTCTAGCGCCGGGCTCGGAGGCGTAAGGTTGGGTATCTGGTGGGGGCAGCCGGTAAACACCGTATGCTCCGCGGTAATATCGTACCGTCTGGATAGGCAGCCTGTGACAGTGTCACCGTCTGTTTTGAGCGAACTCACTTCTTCACGTACGATCAGTTCGCCGCCTCGGCGTACAAACTCGTCAGCAAGCGTGTCAGAAAGTGCCTGTGATGAGCCTCTCACATACCGCTTCTCGGTGAAAAAGAAGGTGTAGGCAAAGTGCAGGAAGTAGAGCGCATCTACTTCATAAGCCTCAACCCCGAGGTTGATGGCGATCGCGCAGAAAAGGGTGATCAGCTCACGGTTTCGAAACAGTGTGCAGAGATAGTCATAGGTAGTGATGCGGCTCAATTGCCTTCCGCGTACAATCTCTTCAAAGCTGAGCTCGTATTCCCCCAATGCCAGCCGTGCAATCATATAGTTTTGATAGCCACAACCCTTGATATCCGCGATGAATCGGTGAATTGACTCCCTTTCGTCAGGGAATTCACGCAGTAAT includes these proteins:
- a CDS encoding outer membrane lipoprotein-sorting protein, producing MTFASLLLAALVLSPTWATAPNDDKAVAIVTESKQRDSGWVDASAKMTMTLFDKRGNSVSRELRTMMLEVADDGDKSLTIFDTPHDVKGTVFLNISRVLEPDQQWIYMPALGRIKRISSRNKSGPFLGSEFAYEDVGSFEIEKYDYRYSGMEDLHGKANHVIEYIPKYENSGYTKLKVWMDVEHLRQSKVEYYDRKGSLLKTLELSDYALYQDRYWRANTKTMINVQNKNKTVLATNQLTFGVDFDPATFHRSGMKHQK
- a CDS encoding efflux RND transporter permease subunit, with the protein product MDSAIKKYRYMLLAVLALIAIGLTAGIPNLSFNTDYHAFYDDGNPELRAFDTIQDRFVKSDTVMIMVSPEDGQVFTPSTISAIHALTETSWQIPYSTRVDSITNFQFSEAEADDLTVRDLVPSDQPLSSRFLKEANQDALAQTELVGRLLSSDSAHTALYITISFPDERTPGQPKEVMEAVRKMISSIESDHPDLAIRVSGVVPMDYAFAEVSMRDGETLITGALLLMLVILYALFRSVAAVLATTSIILGAVLMALGTAGWIGIQLTPPSASAPLMILTIAIADCIHFISSYQYKLQTTRIKWKAIRYAYSNNWMPILLTSVTSAIGFVGMNFSDSPPFRDLGNITALGIVFAGVLSLTVLPALLWFLPPVTGQGITLRSADRLLNRLAATVTARPLVIAAVGLCVVVALIAQLPKNRIDDTFLHYFDNSIQFRADSDEIERRLTGLYFIDYAIDSESENGVYDPSYLKKVEDFVDWLNVQPEVTHVSSLVSTVKRLNKNLHGDDPLHARLPDTEQEIAQYIFLYEMSLPYGLDLKNQMSLDKSSLRVSATLSTIPTQQVLAFEKRAKNWWDQHEGVSVLAGSPTLMFAHISLRNIQSMLTGTALALIGISMLMLLMMRSLKYGMISLLPNLAPALMAFGLWGLAVGEVGLAVSVVAAMSLGIVVDDTIHFLYRCLRHQRAGTDINQAVSMSIRHVGRAIVSTSLILAGGFGILALSHFKVNSEMGLLTAVCILIALVLDLVLLPALLVLTFRKKPDASTVPAQAQPQSA
- a CDS encoding 3-hydroxyacyl-ACP dehydratase FabZ family protein, whose protein sequence is MIENIDVCDLIPHRDPFLLIDEVIEYLPGEALHAQRSVSDDDYWFKGHFPGFPIMPGVLVTEALAQSCAAFLALESRYSTAAQEASPAKVYVLLHSDIKFPKAVFPGALLELRVKMVSDSEAFREFRVQAVQKGKICARGTLKVSATSMEVIDQAKTEPA
- a CDS encoding beta-ketoacyl synthase N-terminal-like domain-containing protein, which codes for MTFAIEQITVKFPESIAADSYYDAIKSQALTGTFSNYDADKSIGKSRHLSAATKLFSSTAHRLLADTEAKIALETDPGAIGIFFAGENINLEDDFAFDMCARNHGPDYVSPLHAPNTLSNVVASHFARFAGIQGPNCTVSSGQSGLAHTLDLAFLSIENESINRGIVGAVEVYSPYHQTLTPTPREVACGFVVRRCQESDLVRIHIPTLFTNPTPDVNNAVAAINQAVNGQNLPNGLDCLVITASSGFYGASKALAAAMYASNSAQYVIDGEAWLGQAGECANSFLFAGWANELLSQNLQVPEEAGPFLYGEPVTAPSTIGILACDDDGQHSLVVFQKQ
- a CDS encoding beta-ketoacyl-[acyl-carrier-protein] synthase family protein, giving the protein MRRVVVTGIGVVSPLGSQIQSFWGGLMDSQSGIDTLSKLDADKYPRPLAAEVKDWDQLPQSKDQSLTTYGQAVGYSVAAGSMALTDAGLNIDPNRPNNYGVLVGTTMGNQDLVERAIDRHDLQEDQDPAIVSKADIQNFSPAKLSAETAKRLAMYGGSATLVNACAAGNYSVGVGFDRIRSGRNDVILAGGADPFSRTCYTIFHRLNASTKGPCRPFDEHRDGMVVGEGAAFLVLEELQHAKARNAKIYAEVTGYALTCDAYHATAPHPEGNGAVRAMEQALKMADIEKADIDYISAHGTGTRANDESEAIALHRVFGDTLREVPVSSIKSLIGHCMGAASGFEAVACVLALKEQALPPTANTETLDPAFPYPLDIIPNHAREAKVDHVLSNAFAFGGNVASIVMSRYE
- the fabG gene encoding 3-oxoacyl-ACP reductase FabG, whose protein sequence is MYSSLKDKTVIVTGGTRGIGKGIVDALCQSGAKVIFTYRSNEALARDIEGSNVEAGRHCRGVQADVSDAAQCQALVEDVLAQEGNLYALVNNAGITADQAFMTMPAENWDSVIGTNLSGSAYMTQAALKQMIHQDRAKVLFISSVSGLQASAGQANYSASKAGLVGLTKTLSHEMARFGVQVNCIAPGFIRTDMVEQMNEQAMKKLTKLIPARRVGEVSEVAKATLFLLSDHADYITGQTLVIDGGLSA
- a CDS encoding MBL fold metallo-hydrolase, whose protein sequence is MQIPLRDDHECEQLLVLGSANVPVYVAPINDREFALFEGGISRDCDLFIEQLQARGIDLKAIRYWFISHKHYDHCGMLCYVAPLMPNVEIVASRATIESWQSASTRDVIDRLNATLGTPEIGRSCQRLDKLPVKAIDPGASFVAGNHLTVTAVATPGHSPDHTCFYDARRQRLFTGDCLGELDPVTRCWRPLIFDDAEAYLESLRALCKLPVREIVTAHHGILSPEGDENLIQNCLVHTQRCIQEIQAADCREGIVEQLHQQWHSVSAPFVPRKLHRSSMERMVDLILRLPLNSSGKHSDLKALM
- a CDS encoding beta-ketoacyl-ACP synthase 3; amino-acid sequence: MALEIAGMGCTIPDRCVSNADLVNMMNTSEEFIIERTGVIYRHHAASGQACSDLMIPAAIQAMENAGIGPSEIDFLLVNTLSPDHHDPSQACLIQRKLGLDCVPAMDLRAQCSGFVYGLELADALLNNEKYENILIICGEVLSKRMDCSDRGRNLAILLGDGAAAAVVRKTDDSASGMLDCQLGADGNYFDLLMTKAPGSAGMRFLTPEQFEAGETEFVMNGRPMFEHASGTLIRLAKETLEHNDLTLDDIDYVICHQPNLRILDCVREELRIPKEKFLVTVHKLGNMASASLPATLALNMNRLSSGQTVLCLAYGSGATWGSLVYRVP